In Miscanthus floridulus cultivar M001 chromosome 8, ASM1932011v1, whole genome shotgun sequence, the sequence AACATAACATTTCCCTTCTGGTAATGAATGAATTACATGCTGTAACAAGCCAGGAAAAGCATCAGTATCTTCCAACTACCTACCTACTCTGCATGTCTTCTGTGCCAGAATCACAATTTAAGATGATTATTATGTGGTCAATTAGCTTGAAATTAGCTGCCTCTATCctctaatataatataatataattttCAAAACACGTTAAGGGATTTAGCTATTATTTATggtaaaaaacaaaataaaatttgAGGCTCAGTTAATATTCACAAACTCGACCAAAAAAGATTATGTTACCACCTTGTTAAATAGAACATCCCTGCCATTCAAATGCATGATTCCATCCTTCAAAGTGCACTTCCAACGATTCTTGGTCCTTGTCACCTATTAATCATTGAAGAGGATGTAAGACAAAGTGGACTGAAACTAGAGGGAAAACCTaagcatcaacaacaacaacatagcctttcagtcccaagcaagttagggtaggctaagCATGGATAGCAAATATTAACTTTAACTTAAACAAAGTGCACCTACTTTGTCAAATTGTGCAAGTACAAGATGTTGCATGTTAGGTTCATCCTCCCCTTGCTCAAGGTCATCtaactcgtcgtcgtcgtcatcgtcttcATTAAGAggaggttcatcatcatcatcatcatcatcatctccagcATCGTTTCTTTGTTTTGGTGTTCCAACAGCAGGTGTAGGAGCTCGATACTCCGCTAATAAACATAACAAAAATATGTATAAGATAAGTAACATAAAATAATGAATCAGCAATAAACATAAAATTGCATAGTTTGATGACAATTTACCAGATTCTCCAGGGGTATTATAATCTTCAGTTGGAACTCCTTGAAAGAAAAATTGCTGGAAAAAATATCACAGTAAGTTTGTACTGAAATATCTATGTGAAACCATTAGTTTTAGAATAATACATCATTGTAGTCATCTTGAATCCCATCACATTGCGGAATAACTGGAGTGATTGTCTTGGTTGGTGTTTCAAGCTTGTTGATGATGGAACTCCAAAGTTGGTTTGCATTTTCCTAAACACGGATTAACAGAACTGAGGACTTAACACACAAGATATTGAACattaaaaaaaattcataaaCAGAGGAATACTACATAAATCAATTAGATTGAAAAAATTAGGTCATTCTAGTTGGTCATACTCAATATATTCCATTTTGATAGAAACGTATTCTCAGCTTACAAAATGAATGATTTAGTTACTTCTCCAGAGGATCCGACCGTTAAATATAAAGAGGATGCACACTGCACCAGAAGCACAAGCTTTAAAATTGTATGTGTGTCTAAACTGGCTATACATGACAGGAACAGATTTGAGGGAGCAGTCAACTACTTAATGCACAACAAAAGCATACAAGGTCTAAGCAGACTCAGGAAGCTAGGCTAGCTCAGTTGGTCAAGGGGTGGATCCATACCCACACCACCCAGGTTCAAGTCCTCGTCGAGGCTTTGGGTGCCTATTTTCTTCTTAATGGAATGCCCCACCTAGTTCCTCCAAGGTTGGTCTAGTTTTTTTTAAACAATACTAACTCCATTAGACCATAGCAGGTATCTAATAgctactagttgtgtcttgttgTACTCACACATCACAAATACCGTGTTTAAGTATGGCATGCCATGGCTTTAGTGTGCAAACTATGGGGAAAAAACATGAATGTATGATTGGTGGGTCAGATGCAAAAGAAAGTGTGGAACACCAAAGTTACTTGCATAAAACAAAAACTAGATATATTCCATcctaataaaaataaaaactagACATACTCCATCCTAAATAAGGCATGGCTGTGAACCGAAGACTCGTTTCATTGTAAACTGGAGGATGAGGAACAAATCCTCAAACTGTGCAACCAGTCCTAGCATAGCACTAAATAACTCAAGGAAGCACAAACATATTTGAAGTAATGTATCACGGAAAAGTAATGCCAGACAATGAATTGAGTTTATCACTGATATAGTTACCTTTGACACAACAAATTCTACTATCTGATCAGCGCTTCCATCTTGCTGTGGTACAAAAGAACCAGAAGGGAGCTGACCAGGATACTCATCCCTCTTGCGTTTTCCAGAAGAGATCATCAAAAAATCCTACAAAAACGAACGAACCAAAATGAAACTGCAACAATCAGGACTCAAtataacaatgcaaatggattaGTTACCTTGGACGAGCAATACAGGTAAAATGAGTTCCAAACTATTGCCGAACTGCTAATGCCTAATGGTTTCTGCACCGCCCCAGGTTAAACTAGTTGAACTCCACACAAGAGAGTTCATGCTGAAGATATGCTAAACGCCTAAACCTCATAACTAAATGATACATTAATTAATTATATGAGCATAGATTTGAGAACATAAAACCAAAGAAGCAAACATGAGAACTTCCAGTTTAACTAAATAAAATGCTACAAAATATGCCTACCAAGAAACACCATGCAGCATTATTACAAGTAAACAGTGCTTGAAGTCCAACGATAGACCATGAGTACCACCAGCGCATATAATGCTACCAGAACAAACTGAACTAATTAATCCTGCTGGCATATTTATTCTGAAGTTTCCATAAACATCACACACTTTTAATCACTTCCACTAAACACTTTTGAACAACTTGTTGGAAGGAAGCGGACTTTTCAAGCTGACTGTTTCTTCATTCAATCCGAAATTCAAATATACATGGCATCATCGAAAGAGAAACACTACTTGTGATATACACATTATAGATGAAGTAAATTTTTTTTATCGAACATGTAGGAGAGTTGTGTATCTTTGTATTAAGAATGGTAAAGAACCCTTGTAAGACACCcgaaacacacacttacacaaacacacACCCAGGTCCTAACATATCATTCACGTTACATGAAGTAATTGTTTAAACAGAATTTGAGAACAAGATTCTCAGTGTGTTTCCCATCACCAATTAttattataaataaaagtttGTAAAATCATAACAAATATCTCAGTATCCTAAAATTAACAAACCCAATCAATACTAAAATTAACGAACAGGCTAATATTATTAGCAAAAGGGGCAGTAACCAACTTTCAACTCTGGAAACATTCTATTTATCCACAATCGCATTCTGATTGACAATATCATCAGGGAGCAATGTTCTACAGAAATAAATGAGAGCCCAAAACAAATAACAGATGGAATCCCCAATACAACATTACTGATTATCCATGCTCTCAAATGATATGCAATCTCATATTTTACCTGAGTCAGTGGCTGAGGCTGCACGCCCCTGTCAGGATCTTCACGGCCTTCCACATAAGCTGTACATTATGAGTCACGCAAATCGTTTTAGTTATTGTTTTCCCAAATGATATTACCTCCAAATAGAATAAAGTCAATAAACTAGGAATGCAGTTTGCAAGTGGAGTCGTGGACAACAAACAGAGGACATAAGCATGCACATACCGACATTCACATCAACACCCAGCGGCCTCTGATTCATCCATGGGGAAGGTGGTGGCTGCAAAAACTTCTAAACATGACAAACGGCTCGCAAAAAAAAACAAGGGGTAAAAACTAGTCACACATAACAGCACAGTACAAATTCACAATACCATGTAGGGACTTGGACGGCCAGCTTTTGGGTCTGCCCCGTTTATCGCCATCCCGTCCCTGATATCGCTGATCGGTGATGGGGCATAATCGGAAGGGCCAGTGGGTATGTTGTACATCGCTGTGTCTGTCCCTGGCAGAGGAGTCTGGATTGGGGTCTGCAATGGTGTCtgaaaacaaatacaagtaactCATTCAGAACCTCGCGTCCCAATTGTGTAGATCGGGAAAAATTTTACGGTGCAGCAGACGAGGGATTCGGTCTCACCGGCGGGAACAACATGTCAGCGGTCGGGGTGGCGTACTCCTCGGATGTGGCCTCGTACGGCACGTTGAGGTCGTGCACGGGCGGTGTCGTGCCGGTGGTGCCTCCGGCGGACGCGGCAGCAGCCTTGGTTCGGTCTATGTTCCCCGAGATCGCGCCACAGTGCAGCATTTTCATCTCccagagctagggtttcctcGGCCGGATCGGAGAGACAACCGTCAAAATCGCTGAAATCAAGAAAAATTGAAGGGGACGAGAGCTGGGGATCGATAAATCAGAGGTTCTTACAGCCTGGAGCTCGTTTAGGACGGCGTCGCCGACTCCGTAGGTGATGAAATCCTCGCGGACCTTGGAGATGACGTCATCAATGACAGAGATGTAGACGGTGGAGACGTTGCTGCTCGccatgacggcggcggcggctagggtttcggcggccggaggggaggagaggagaggctTCGGCGGAGGAGGGACGGGGGATGCGGAGGAGCGGAGGCGGACGAGAAAGATGGGGAATTAAGGAGAGAATATAAATAGGTTTGCATCCGGTGCCGTCACGTGGCCGGGGTATTTGTAGCTCACCGCCGACCACTGACTCCCTTGCTACTGCTGCCTCCGAGAGGGATATCTACTGTCgttaaggcctggtttagattgcaagttttttcactttctcttcatcacatcaaatctttaacatatgtatggagtattaaatatagataaaaaaaataactaattatacagtttgattgtaaattacgagacgaatcttttgagcctagttaggccatgattggacaataattgtcaaatataaacgaaagtgctacggtaccaaatactgattcctaaccacaatctaaacaaggcctaagccaGTTTGCTTTGGGCttatttagttggcgaaattttttgagaaattgtactgtagcactttcgttgttatttggtaattagtgtccaatcatagtttaattaggcttaaaagattcgtctcgtgaatttcgtctaaactgtataattagttttattttttatttatatttaatgtttcatgcatgcgtccaaagatttgatgtgatgggaaatcttgaaaaaatttgcaaaattttgggaactaaacaggcacttggCCGCCAGGAACCGTGTCCAAGTCAACCGAATTGTTCCCAGCCGTTCGATCTGCCAACGTGTGGCTGAGATTGGTTGGATCCGCTTCGATTCGAAGCTGCTTCTTGTATTTCCCCTCTCTTCCAACGCCTTCCCGTCTGATTTTACTTGGCTTCTCTGGCTTCACATAAAAATCCGGATAAATAAATATATACTCAGctttaaagatggcaacgggcccccATATCCGAAACCCGACGGGTATTTaatccattaggggacggggatgtgatcatatctttacccgcgggcatctaaatgggcaaaaatccatccccgacgggtatagcgggtacgagaacgttccctgtttacccgtccccgttacccgttggggaacccgactatttgagctgtcatgcgagtattaggcccaaagaagctcagcataggtattttggcccaaatctgaacaatcatatatatagtttgtgtgctctaggaaccctagttcaatttttcctcaccatctccgctagcagcacaagcacgcctg encodes:
- the LOC136478014 gene encoding uncharacterized protein, with amino-acid sequence MASSNVSTVYISVIDDVISKVREDFITYGVGDAVLNELQALWEMKMLHCGAISGNIDRTKAAAASAGGTTGTTPPVHDLNVPYEATSEEYATPTADMLFPPTPLQTPIQTPLPGTDTAMYNIPTGPSDYAPSPISDIRDGMAINGADPKAGRPSPYMPPPSPWMNQRPLGVDVNVAYVEGREDPDRGVQPQPLTQDFLMISSGKRKRDEYPGQLPSGSFVPQQDGSADQIVEFVVSKENANQLWSSIINKLETPTKTITPVIPQCDGIQDDYNDQFFFQGVPTEDYNTPGESAEYRAPTPAVGTPKQRNDAGDDDDDDDDEPPLNEDDDDDDELDDLEQGEDEPNMQHLVLAQFDKVTRTKNRWKCTLKDGIMHLNGRDVLFNKATGEFDF